The genomic segment GCCCCGGCGCGCCGCTGACATTCACCATCGGCGCCTCGCACATCTCGATCGCCGACGACAAGACCAAGCAGGTGACCGTGTTCGACGGCGGAAACCTGGTCCGCACCATGCCCACGTCGATGGGGCGCGGCGGTACCGAGAAAGTCGGCAACACAACCCTGAGCTTCTGGACCCAGCCCGGCACCTACACCGTTCTGGACAAGAGCAATCCGGTGGTCATGGATTCCTCGACATACGGTCTGCCGATCAACTCCCATCTCGGGTACAAGGAGACGATCCCGTACGCGGTGCGCATCAGCACCGACGGCGTGTACCTGCACGAGCTGGACGCGACGGTCTGGGCGCAGGGCAACACCGATACCAGCCACGGTTGCCTGAACCTCAACCGCGACAACGCAATCTGGTTCTACAACTTCTCGGTGCCCGGCGATGTCGTCGAAGTGCGCAACACCGGGGGCAAGCCGCTTCAGCTCTGGCAGAACGGGGACTGGAGTGTTCCGTGGGATCAGTGGGCGTAACCGGCAGTGTTTCGAGTAGCGACTACTCGTGACAGCGGGCGTCGGTCCCACAAGACTGACGTTGTGACCTCCCCGTACGCAGAACCGCGCCGCCTTGCCGACGTCGTCGAGCTGCCGCTCGCCCGGATGGCACCCCAGGGCGACCCGGCGTCCGGGGACGACGAGCGCGAGCCGGAGACCATCATCCTGCTCTGGTGAGCGGTGCGATGTGGCATGGTGAAATCCATGGCTGATGCCGTCGGAATCGAGAACGTGCCCGCGCAACGAACCTTTTTCGGCCATCCCGTAGGCCTGGCCAACCTCTTCGGCGTCGAATTGTGGGAGCGCTTCTCCTATTACGGGATGCTCACGATTCTGGGCTACTACCTGTACTACTCGCTCACCGACGGTGGCCTGGAGCTGCCCAAGGCCACCGCGACCGGCATCGTCGGCGCGTACGGCGGTCTGGTGTATCTGTCCACGGTGCTGGGCGGCTGGGTGGCCGATCGGCTGCTGGGTATGGAGCGGACCGTGCTGTACGGCGGGGTGGTGGTCATGTGCGGCCACATCGCGCTGGCCGTACTGCCCGGACTCGCGGGCGTGGGCGTGGGACTGGTGCTGATCGCACTGGGGTCCGGCGCGCTGAAGGCCAACGCCTCATCGCTGTTGGGCACGCTGTACGAGGACGGTGATCCACGCCGCGACGGCGGGTTCACCTTGTTCTATCTCGGTATCAACCTCGGTTCGTTCGTCGGCCCGTTGATCACCGGTCTCTTGCAGACCAAACTGGGCTTCCACTACGGCTTCGGCGCCGCGGCCGTTGGCATGGCGCTGGGGCTCACCCAATATGTGGTGTTCCGGCGCAACCTCGGCAGCCACGGCCGCACCCCGCCGAACCCGTTGTCACACAAAGAGTTTCTGCGAACCACCGGTATCGCGGTGGTGGTCGTGGTGGCCGTCGTCATCGCCTTCGTCGTCGGCCTGATCACCCTCGCCAACCTGTCTCAGGTGACCACCGGAATTCTGATCGTCGCCTCGATCGGGTATTTCGCGGTGATGCTGCGCAGTCCGCGCGTCGAACCGCTGGAGCGAACCCGGGTGCGGGCCTTCATCCCGTTGTTCATCGCGAACGCGGTGTTCTGGTCGCTGTTCCAGCAGATCTTCACGGTGCTAGCGGTGTATTCCGACGAACGGATGAACTGGTCGATCTTCGGTTGGCGGGCGCCGTCGAACTGGATCGGCTCCATCGAACCGGTGTGGATCATCCTGCTGTCACCGCTGTTCGCGACGATGTGGACGAGGTTGGGCCGGCGCGCGCCCACCACCCCACGCAAGTTCGCCTATGGCGTCATCGGTATGGGCGCGGCGTTCCTGCTGTTCCTGCCGATGGCCGGGACGACCGGGCGCAGCGTTCCGGCGCTGGCCGTTGCGGCGATCATGGCGGTCTTCGCGATCTCCGAGCTGATGCTGTCGCCCATCGGCCTGTCGGTCACCACACAGTTGGCGCCCAGGCATTTCGCGCACAGATGATGGCGTTGTATTTCTTCTCGGTCGGTCTGGGCACCTCGATGTCGGGGGTGCTGTCCGGCTATTACCATCCCGACCGCGAGTTCGCCTACTTCGGCATCCTGGGCGCGGTCGCGGTGGTAGTCGGCGTGGTGGTGTGGGCGTTGGCACCCCGAGTGAGCCGGCTGATGGAGGGAGTTCACTGAGGCTGCGCGTCGAGCAATCGCACCATCTCGGCACGCATTTCGACCTTGCGCACCTTCCCGGTGACGGTCATCGGAAAGTCCTCGACCACCCGCACATAACGCGGAATCTTGTAGTGCGCAAGCTTTCCGGTCGCGAACGCACGCACCCCGTCGACGTCGAGCGGGGAGCTCCCGGGGCGCATCTTGATCCACGCGCAGATCTCTTCGCCGAATCTCGGGTCGGGCACGCCGATCACCTGCACGTCGTCGATATCCGGGTGGGTGTGGAGGAATTCCTCGATCTCCCTGGGGTAGACGTTCTCTCCGCCGCGGATGACCATGTCTTTGATCCGGCCGACGATCGTGCAATAGCCGTCGTCGCGCATCACCGCCAGATCGCCGGTGTGCATCCACCCGTCGTCGTCGATCGCGTCGCGGGTCCTGTCCTCGTCGTTCCAGTAGCCGAGCATCACCGAGTAGCCGCGAGTGCAGAATTCACCGGTCGCGCCGCGCTCGACGACAACACCGGTTTCCGGGTCGACGATTTTGACTTCGACGTGGGGGTGAGCGCGCCCGACGGTGGCGGTGCGCCGCTCGAGGTCGTCGTCGTGCAGCGTTTGGCACGACACGGGTGAGGTTTCGGTCATGCCGTACGCGATGGACACCTCCGCCATGTTCAATGTGTCGACGCAACGCTTCATGATCTCCACCGGGCAGGGGGCGCCGGCCATGATGCCGGTGCGCAGTGACGAGACGTCGCGGTGTGCCAGGTCCGGATGTCCGAGCACCGCGATGAACATCGTGGGCACCCCGTACAGCGCTGTGCAGCGCTCCTGCTCGACCGCCGCCAACGTCGCGGCCGGATCGAAGCCGGCCGACGGAATCACCATCGTCGCACCATGAGTGGTGCAACCCAGGTTGCCCATCACCATGCCGAAGCAGTGGTAGAAGGGGACCGGAATGCATAACCGGTCACCCGGGCCGAAGTTGATCAGATCGGTGACGAAGTACCCATTGTTGAGGATGTTGCGGTGTGACAGGACCGCACCTTTGGGTGAACCCGTTGTGCCGGAGGTGTATTGAATGTTGATCGGGTCCGACGGCGTCAGCGTCTCCATCCGGGCGCGCAACCGGTCGGTGGACACCGCCTCCCCGCGCTGCCTCAGCGACTCCCAGTCGGAGGAATCGAGGAACACCACCTCGGCCAGATCGGGCACCTCGGGGCGCACCTCGGCGACCATACTGCGGTAGTGGGATGACTTGAATTCGGTGACGGACAGCAACATTCGGACGCCGGCGTGCCGCAGCACATAGGCGAGCTCGTGAGTTCGGTACGCGGGGTTGATGGTCACCAGGATCGCGCCGGCCTTGGCGGTGGCGTACTGCACCACGGT from the Mycolicibacterium crocinum genome contains:
- a CDS encoding AMP-binding protein, whose amino-acid sequence is MLREQHAAPRSYAAGPAGAALLDETIGANFERTAAAHPDVDALVEVATGRSWTYAELNREVDLVARGLIASGINKGDRVGIWAPNCAEWTVVQYATAKAGAILVTINPAYRTHELAYVLRHAGVRMLLSVTEFKSSHYRSMVAEVRPEVPDLAEVVFLDSSDWESLRQRGEAVSTDRLRARMETLTPSDPINIQYTSGTTGSPKGAVLSHRNILNNGYFVTDLINFGPGDRLCIPVPFYHCFGMVMGNLGCTTHGATMVIPSAGFDPAATLAAVEQERCTALYGVPTMFIAVLGHPDLAHRDVSSLRTGIMAGAPCPVEIMKRCVDTLNMAEVSIAYGMTETSPVSCQTLHDDDLERRTATVGRAHPHVEVKIVDPETGVVVERGATGEFCTRGYSVMLGYWNDEDRTRDAIDDDGWMHTGDLAVMRDDGYCTIVGRIKDMVIRGGENVYPREIEEFLHTHPDIDDVQVIGVPDPRFGEEICAWIKMRPGSSPLDVDGVRAFATGKLAHYKIPRYVRVVEDFPMTVTGKVRKVEMRAEMVRLLDAQPQ